One segment of Rickettsiella grylli DNA contains the following:
- a CDS encoding YifB family Mg chelatase-like AAA ATPase: MTFASVQTRANIGIQAVPVSVETHISNGLSSLSIVGLPETTVKGSRGRVRSAIINAQFEFPARRITINLAPADLPKQGGRFDLPIALSILAASQQIPIHSLESYEFIGELGLSGELRPVSGILPFALAAQKANHSIIIPSENAQEASLNKKANILPAKNILQICAHLHGQATLSNYHGTYLQDESRNLPDLSEVHGQVHAKRALEICAAGRHSLLMIGPPGSGKTMLASRLISLLPLLSDEAALERAAIYSICGQSIALNAWKFPPFRKPHHTASSIALVGGGNPPRPGEISLAHHGILFLDELPEFNRQALEALREPLESGNITISRAARQTEFPANFQLIAAMNPCPCGYFGSLTQTCVCTTQQVQQYRKKLSGPFLDRIDMCIEVNPLSKSYLYQLNQEENSLTIRKRVKQAQIKQLKNFGKLNHNLNGNNLKIACKLSKKEHKILEHALEKFQLSTRAYYRILRIARTIADLTESQQIKISHLMEALNYRIIKK, encoded by the coding sequence ATGACATTTGCGAGTGTACAAACGCGAGCAAACATTGGAATTCAAGCAGTTCCTGTGAGTGTCGAAACGCATATATCCAACGGTCTATCCAGTTTATCGATTGTTGGACTTCCTGAAACGACCGTTAAAGGTTCTCGTGGTCGTGTACGAAGCGCTATCATTAACGCGCAATTTGAATTCCCTGCACGACGCATAACGATCAATCTGGCTCCTGCTGATCTCCCAAAACAAGGGGGTCGTTTCGATTTACCCATCGCGTTAAGTATTTTAGCGGCATCTCAACAAATACCCATTCATTCACTTGAATCGTATGAATTTATCGGCGAATTGGGGTTATCCGGTGAACTTCGGCCTGTTTCAGGGATACTCCCTTTTGCTTTAGCTGCACAAAAAGCAAATCATTCGATTATCATTCCCTCAGAAAACGCACAAGAAGCAAGCCTTAATAAAAAGGCTAACATTTTACCGGCTAAAAATATTTTACAAATTTGCGCACATTTACATGGACAAGCCACTTTATCAAATTACCATGGAACGTATCTTCAAGATGAATCTCGAAATTTACCTGACCTATCGGAGGTACATGGGCAAGTGCATGCAAAACGTGCTTTAGAAATTTGCGCAGCCGGAAGACACAGTCTATTAATGATAGGCCCTCCGGGTAGTGGGAAAACAATGCTTGCTTCCCGATTGATAAGCTTACTTCCTTTGTTAAGTGACGAAGCAGCACTAGAACGTGCGGCAATATATTCTATTTGTGGGCAATCTATAGCGTTAAACGCCTGGAAATTTCCCCCTTTTCGCAAACCACATCACACGGCTTCAAGCATCGCGTTAGTCGGTGGTGGAAATCCACCTCGCCCGGGGGAGATATCACTCGCCCATCATGGCATTTTATTTTTAGATGAATTACCTGAATTTAATCGACAAGCATTAGAAGCGCTTCGCGAACCGTTAGAGTCAGGAAATATAACGATTTCGCGAGCAGCACGACAAACAGAATTTCCAGCAAATTTTCAGTTAATTGCAGCAATGAATCCCTGCCCCTGTGGTTATTTTGGTAGTTTAACCCAAACGTGTGTATGTACAACACAACAAGTCCAACAATATCGCAAAAAATTATCGGGCCCATTTTTAGATCGCATTGATATGTGTATTGAAGTGAATCCTTTATCAAAAAGTTATTTGTATCAATTAAACCAAGAAGAAAATAGCCTTACTATTCGAAAAAGAGTTAAACAAGCGCAAATTAAACAACTCAAAAATTTTGGAAAACTTAACCATAATTTAAATGGAAATAATTTAAAAATTGCTTGCAAATTGTCAAAAAAAGAACATAAAATATTAGAACATGCGTTAGAAAAATTCCAACTTTCAACACGTGCTTATTATCGAATTCTACGTATTGCACGAACTATTGCTGATTTAACAGAATCTCAACAAATTAAAATATCGCATTTAATGGAAGCTTTGAATTATCGGATTATAAAAAAATAA
- a CDS encoding accessory factor UbiK family protein, producing MFDTKFIEDTVKRLTESLPPGLNKFKKELEKNFRAILQSVFSKLELVTREEFDVQKKVLLKTRHKINALEKQIIYLENHLIKPKNKKIK from the coding sequence ATGTTTGATACAAAATTTATTGAAGATACTGTAAAGCGATTAACAGAAAGTTTACCTCCCGGGTTAAACAAATTTAAAAAAGAGTTAGAAAAAAATTTTCGTGCCATTTTGCAAAGTGTATTTTCAAAACTTGAATTAGTGACTCGTGAAGAATTTGATGTACAAAAAAAAGTTTTACTAAAAACACGTCATAAAATAAATGCATTAGAAAAACAAATAATTTATTTAGAAAATCATTTAATTAAGCCTAAAAATAAAAAAATAAAATAA
- a CDS encoding AAA family ATPase, with protein MFNSSSIKKLLSHRAFNHPTPQLGLIETHVSWIILTGKYAYKIKKSVDFGFLDFSTLEKRKYFCEEELRLGQLFAPEIYLAVVPITGTMKQPQMNGSTGPILEYAIKMCEFPQKSLLSALLKKGKLNTTLIDQLGQLIADFHKKTPIAPKKSRFGLPNEVHAPTQQNFEQILPLLKKSNDIEQIKRIQKWANKQFKIHQKMFEMRKKQGFIRDCHGDLHLANIILYHGKLILFDRLEFNKDLRWTDVIADLAFLVMDLSGKKKTKHANQLINTYLQFTGDYEGLCILAYYLSYRAVVRAKIALFRLNQKNLTSNEKRDILCDYYNFINLAESYTQPHKPCLIIMHGLVGSGKSTLAKKIAMNYGGIQISSDIIRKELFNLSLYENSFSPPFKGIYTSEATEKTYAKLLDLAEIVINAGFITLIDATFLLHRQRDLFYKLAKRLSVPFYIFHCQIADSKINQQLKNRSRQKNSISEANLSILTLQKEIIEPLSTSEQKHTLMIDKKLSGFKMNVDKIFSSH; from the coding sequence ATGTTTAATTCTTCTTCAATTAAAAAACTTCTCTCTCATCGAGCCTTTAATCACCCAACTCCGCAACTTGGACTTATTGAAACCCATGTTTCTTGGATTATATTGACAGGAAAATATGCCTATAAAATAAAAAAATCGGTCGATTTTGGTTTTTTAGATTTTTCAACGTTAGAAAAACGTAAATATTTTTGCGAAGAAGAATTGCGGTTAGGTCAATTGTTTGCACCTGAAATTTACCTCGCTGTCGTCCCTATTACTGGAACCATGAAACAGCCTCAAATGAATGGAAGTACAGGACCCATTTTAGAATATGCTATCAAGATGTGCGAATTTCCTCAAAAAAGTTTACTCAGCGCGCTTCTTAAAAAAGGGAAATTAAATACCACACTGATTGATCAATTAGGCCAATTAATCGCAGATTTTCATAAAAAAACACCGATTGCACCTAAAAAATCTCGCTTTGGTCTTCCCAATGAAGTCCATGCTCCAACACAGCAAAATTTTGAACAAATTCTCCCTTTGCTTAAAAAATCGAATGATATAGAACAAATAAAAAGGATACAAAAATGGGCTAATAAGCAATTTAAGATACATCAAAAAATGTTTGAAATGCGTAAAAAACAAGGCTTTATTCGTGATTGTCATGGTGACTTACATCTTGCTAATATCATTCTTTATCATGGAAAACTTATTCTTTTTGATCGCTTAGAGTTTAATAAAGATTTGAGATGGACAGACGTGATTGCTGATCTTGCCTTTTTAGTAATGGATTTATCAGGAAAAAAAAAAACAAAACATGCGAATCAACTCATCAATACCTATCTCCAATTCACGGGAGATTATGAAGGACTTTGTATATTGGCTTATTATCTTTCTTATCGTGCAGTCGTTCGTGCCAAAATTGCTTTATTTCGATTAAATCAGAAAAATTTAACGAGTAATGAGAAACGTGATATTCTTTGTGATTATTACAATTTCATAAATTTAGCAGAATCCTATACCCAGCCTCACAAACCCTGTTTAATTATTATGCATGGGCTTGTGGGTTCAGGAAAGTCAACTCTCGCAAAAAAAATAGCGATGAACTATGGTGGCATACAAATAAGTTCTGACATTATCCGAAAAGAATTATTTAATCTATCACTTTACGAAAATTCCTTCTCTCCCCCTTTTAAAGGGATTTACACTTCAGAAGCCACCGAAAAAACTTACGCTAAACTTCTTGATTTGGCTGAAATAGTGATTAATGCTGGATTTATTACATTAATTGATGCTACCTTTCTTCTCCATCGTCAACGTGACTTATTCTATAAATTAGCTAAACGATTAAGCGTGCCATTTTATATTTTTCATTGCCAAATAGCCGATTCCAAAATAAATCAACAACTTAAAAATCGTAGTCGGCAAAAAAATTCTATTTCGGAAGCAAATTTGTCTATTTTAACGTTACAAAAAGAGATCATCGAACCTTTGTCAACATCAGAACAAAAACACACATTGATGATCGATAAAAAATTAAGCGGATTTAAAATGAACGTAGATAAAATTTTTTCTTCACATTAA